One window of Verrucomicrobiia bacterium genomic DNA carries:
- a CDS encoding polyphenol oxidase family protein, whose amino-acid sequence MIGQLTETAPGIYVPDVHDDIVVAHSDRRNGNIDPRFVEGDEWTEARQRLFEQAGLHAGQVAVIGFAKGRGPSNEFVDLGDAEPPERPVVTDGLVTTRPGVGLMLNPADCLALALYHSDRQVLMLAHLGWRGIKLGLHTNMLEYAAGEYDVDTEQAAVYFSPSIGPRSYVAPDVDEDQRNDPKWEAFIDEQTDGFHLDFPGYVKRDLGEDFGITQIHDSGIDVGADPHHFSFTRLKDGTQDVNGRNGFVVAIRPAV is encoded by the coding sequence ATGATCGGTCAACTTACAGAAACAGCCCCTGGAATATATGTCCCAGACGTGCACGACGATATAGTTGTTGCGCATAGCGACAGGCGAAACGGCAATATAGATCCACGCTTTGTAGAAGGAGACGAGTGGACTGAAGCCCGTCAGCGTCTGTTCGAGCAAGCCGGTTTGCATGCCGGCCAGGTTGCCGTTATTGGTTTTGCCAAGGGCCGAGGTCCCAGCAATGAATTTGTAGATTTGGGAGATGCCGAACCGCCCGAGAGGCCAGTGGTTACAGACGGATTGGTAACAACCCGACCAGGCGTAGGCCTGATGCTCAACCCCGCAGACTGCCTAGCCTTGGCCCTATATCATTCTGATAGACAGGTACTTATGTTGGCTCATTTAGGATGGCGCGGTATAAAGCTGGGGCTGCATACCAATATGTTGGAGTATGCCGCAGGTGAGTATGATGTGGATACGGAACAGGCGGCAGTATACTTCAGCCCCTCGATTGGTCCGCGGTCTTATGTGGCGCCGGATGTTGACGAAGACCAGCGGAACGACCCCAAGTGGGAGGCGTTTATCGACGAGCAAACAGATGGCTTTCATCTAGATTTTCCTGGATACGTAAAGCGGGATCTAGGCGAAGACTTTGGTATAACCCAGATCCACGACTCGGGTATAGATGTAGGCGCAGATCCTCACCACTTCTCGTTTACGCGGCTTAAGGACGGAACCCAGGACGTCAACGGCCGCAACGGCTTTGTGGTGGCTATACGACCTGCCGTCTAG
- a CDS encoding signal peptidase I — MGKLTKVAKIGLCSLAALFGLVLLGLSLPLRGGQALSIQTGSMEPRLSPGDAVFVKRVPVSALQVGDIVTYISPAHPEQTTTHRIVDIAGPVGRPTYLTLKGDANRTADAPVSPYAVVGKQVASVPYLGRVLDFLRSWAGITLFVYMPALAVVLVEVRKLVAYYRSMEPYVLPEILARRKKKSTHLVRNALAVMMMVVIGSVTVALPVTAALKATATMTGNTIATATLPPPPSAVGGLALRRVFVACTSEDRTKADHLNIILYNAGKTDLNITGWYLQSGATKFYTFAATTVSHRSTFDFATPVPPGVSYDSGSVKLYNAAGQLVDTSSWSHNPTGRPCRIL; from the coding sequence ATGGGCAAGCTCACAAAAGTCGCCAAGATTGGCCTTTGCTCCCTGGCAGCACTGTTTGGACTGGTGCTGCTGGGGTTGAGCTTGCCGCTAAGAGGCGGACAGGCGCTGTCCATTCAAACTGGCAGCATGGAGCCGAGGCTCTCGCCCGGTGATGCGGTGTTTGTGAAACGTGTTCCTGTATCTGCGTTGCAGGTCGGGGATATTGTCACATACATTAGTCCGGCTCATCCCGAACAAACCACTACACACCGCATAGTTGATATAGCCGGTCCGGTCGGTCGGCCCACCTATCTAACTTTGAAGGGTGATGCTAACCGGACGGCAGATGCCCCCGTGTCACCCTACGCGGTTGTGGGCAAGCAGGTGGCGTCTGTGCCGTACCTGGGAAGGGTATTGGACTTTCTGCGCTCGTGGGCTGGCATAACGTTGTTTGTGTATATGCCGGCGCTGGCGGTTGTTTTGGTAGAGGTGCGAAAATTGGTGGCCTACTACCGCAGTATGGAGCCCTATGTTTTGCCAGAAATTCTAGCCCGGCGCAAAAAGAAGTCGACGCATCTTGTTCGTAATGCGCTGGCGGTTATGATGATGGTTGTCATTGGCAGTGTGACCGTGGCGCTACCAGTAACAGCGGCCCTAAAAGCCACAGCCACCATGACAGGCAATACTATCGCGACGGCCACACTTCCACCGCCACCCTCGGCGGTAGGCGGTCTAGCCCTGCGACGGGTGTTTGTGGCCTGTACCTCAGAAGATCGCACAAAGGCAGACCATCTGAATATTATTCTGTATAACGCCGGCAAGACAGACTTGAATATAACAGGGTGGTACTTGCAGTCTGGAGCTACCAAGTTTTATACCTTTGCGGCAACTACCGTGTCTCATCGATCAACATTTGATTTTGCTACCCCTGTACCGCCAGGTGTCAGTTACGATAGCGGCTCGGTCAAGCTGTACAACGCTGCTGGCCAGCTGGTGGACACATCGTCGTGGAGTCACAACCCCACTGGTCGTCCTTGCCGCATATTGTAA
- a CDS encoding phytoene/squalene synthase family protein codes for MSSKSLEQTIFERGSTTYYFSSKLFPKQVREDVFRLYSFVRIADDYVDAAPQKTAEFTALCRAWDLAKIDNKFDTKRLSTDSLDERVIKNMIYLVREYEIDPALVEAFLASMLADIDKKTFKTLDESLGYVYGSAEVIGLMMSKVLGLPEEALPYARLQGRAMQWINFLRDIEEDNALGRHYFPADDLALYHLPNLNHETALGNHQLFIDFVRMQLAHYQDWQAQAAEGYKYIPKRILVPIKTAAELYAWTARQIQQNPLKVYDQKIKPTKRHLLTAAAKSAK; via the coding sequence GTGAGTTCTAAGTCGCTCGAGCAAACTATTTTTGAGCGGGGCAGTACAACGTATTACTTTAGTTCTAAGCTGTTTCCCAAACAGGTGCGAGAAGATGTGTTTCGGTTATATAGTTTTGTGCGAATAGCAGACGACTACGTCGACGCTGCTCCGCAAAAGACGGCCGAATTTACCGCCCTGTGCCGGGCGTGGGATCTTGCTAAGATAGACAACAAGTTTGATACCAAGAGGCTGTCCACGGACAGCCTTGATGAACGGGTTATAAAAAACATGATCTATCTGGTGCGAGAATACGAGATAGACCCGGCGTTGGTAGAAGCGTTTTTGGCATCTATGCTGGCTGACATAGACAAGAAGACTTTTAAGACGCTCGATGAATCTTTGGGCTATGTCTATGGTTCGGCCGAAGTGATTGGCCTGATGATGAGCAAAGTTTTGGGCCTGCCAGAAGAAGCGCTGCCCTATGCCCGTTTACAGGGAAGGGCCATGCAGTGGATCAACTTTTTGCGTGACATAGAAGAGGACAATGCTCTGGGGCGCCACTATTTTCCCGCCGATGATCTGGCATTGTATCATCTGCCAAACCTCAATCACGAAACTGCCCTAGGCAACCATCAATTATTCATCGATTTTGTGCGCATGCAGCTGGCCCATTATCAGGACTGGCAAGCCCAGGCAGCAGAAGGCTACAAATATATTCCCAAACGTATCCTGGTGCCTATAAAAACCGCGGCCGAGCTGTACGCCTGGACTGCTCGGCAGATTCAGCAGAATCCGCTCAAGGTCTATGACCAAAAGATAAAACCAACCAAGCGGCACTTACTCACGGCAGCCGCCAAATCGGCAAAATAG
- the dnaG gene encoding DNA primase codes for MDAVEEVKSRLAIEDVLGEYMTLKRSGRNYKGLSPFTAEKSASFMVSPEKQIWHDFSSGKGGDMISFVMEVEGLDFKATLELLARKAGVDLSQYQTGRNADTSKLKERLYEAHELATKFYQTQFTRNQGALRYVLEKRAFSKKVVLAFRLGYSPNNGTALMDFMKKKGFSEDELQKAGLATKRYRGLGDMFRGRLQIPLMDAQGRVVGFTARLLEDIPNAPKYLNTPQTVLYDKGRHVYGLHLAKEGIRKNGYVVVAEGNLDVIASHQADITQVVATAGTALTEMHLKALNRFTGDIRLAFDQDRAGLAATERAIPIASKVGVTLSMITIPEGKDPDELVKKDPDAWRKVIENHQYAVDWLIERIGGQLDLESAVGKRQFSDVVLRVVRQLPDQVEQDHYLGVLAKHIGASKQALERKLQGGEEPRTRLKAIKADIKMDKQAIDQLKTQNQLLCLTLMQPAVRHYLKPITYDMLSDESAHQLLRFLQDNPQFAGDPKESEALRDIADYVKILSLQFDELYRQHELLELRNEAARLQEKLIKQYVHDKKQPLIEAMRTANESESQKLLEQAKELDNLLKKL; via the coding sequence ATGGACGCTGTCGAAGAGGTTAAAAGCCGGTTGGCTATAGAGGACGTGTTGGGTGAATACATGACCCTCAAGCGCTCGGGTCGTAACTATAAAGGCCTCAGTCCTTTTACGGCCGAAAAATCCGCTAGCTTCATGGTTAGTCCAGAAAAACAGATCTGGCATGACTTCAGTAGTGGCAAGGGCGGGGACATGATCAGTTTTGTCATGGAGGTGGAGGGATTGGACTTCAAGGCAACCTTAGAGCTGTTGGCTCGTAAGGCCGGCGTAGACCTGAGCCAGTACCAAACCGGGCGAAATGCTGACACGTCCAAACTAAAAGAGCGTCTGTATGAAGCGCACGAGCTGGCTACTAAGTTTTATCAAACGCAGTTCACTCGTAACCAGGGTGCTTTGCGATACGTGCTGGAAAAGCGAGCTTTTAGCAAAAAGGTGGTGTTGGCTTTTCGTCTTGGTTATTCGCCCAATAACGGCACGGCGCTCATGGATTTTATGAAAAAAAAGGGCTTTAGCGAGGACGAACTGCAAAAGGCCGGGCTGGCCACCAAGCGCTACCGCGGCCTGGGCGATATGTTTCGTGGACGGCTGCAGATTCCCCTCATGGATGCGCAAGGCAGGGTGGTGGGCTTTACGGCTCGCTTGCTCGAGGACATACCGAATGCCCCCAAATACCTGAACACGCCCCAGACAGTACTGTATGACAAGGGCCGGCATGTCTATGGACTGCATCTTGCAAAAGAAGGTATCCGCAAGAATGGCTATGTGGTGGTAGCCGAGGGCAACCTGGATGTTATCGCCAGCCACCAGGCAGATATCACGCAAGTGGTAGCCACGGCCGGTACGGCTCTGACAGAGATGCACCTGAAGGCCCTCAATCGTTTTACGGGCGATATCCGGCTGGCTTTTGACCAGGACCGTGCGGGGTTGGCTGCCACTGAACGCGCCATTCCCATTGCCAGCAAAGTGGGTGTGACACTGAGTATGATCACCATTCCGGAAGGCAAAGACCCAGACGAGCTGGTCAAGAAAGACCCTGACGCCTGGCGCAAAGTTATAGAAAATCACCAGTATGCGGTGGACTGGCTTATTGAACGTATCGGTGGCCAACTTGACCTAGAGAGTGCAGTGGGCAAGCGCCAGTTCAGCGATGTGGTTCTGCGGGTGGTTCGGCAGCTACCAGACCAGGTAGAGCAAGATCATTACCTAGGGGTACTGGCCAAGCACATTGGTGCCAGTAAGCAAGCTCTAGAGCGCAAACTACAGGGGGGCGAGGAGCCAAGGACTCGTCTAAAAGCCATCAAAGCCGACATAAAAATGGACAAGCAGGCCATTGATCAACTGAAGACCCAAAACCAGCTGCTGTGCCTCACGCTCATGCAGCCCGCTGTCCGTCATTACCTGAAGCCGATTACCTACGACATGTTGTCAGACGAGTCGGCTCACCAATTGCTGCGCTTCTTGCAGGACAACCCACAGTTTGCGGGGGATCCCAAAGAGAGCGAGGCATTGAGAGATATTGCAGATTATGTTAAAATCCTAAGTCTACAGTTCGATGAATTATATCGACAACACGAGCTATTGGAGCTTCGTAACGAAGCCGCTCGGTTGCAAGAAAAGCTGATAAAACAATACGTTCACGACAAAAAACAGCCTCTGATCGAAGCCATGCGTACCGCAAACGAATCAGAGTCGCAAAAACTACTCGAGCAAGCAAAAGAACTCGATAATCTACTTAAAAAGTTATAA
- a CDS encoding AAA family ATPase, which yields MQDKKVIVLVGMPGAGKSMLVDHLESQDVPSVYFGGITIDEVIRRGLEVTEANERNVREEIRATEGKGAYAKRIIPQIEQFFTEGHDKVVADGLYSWTEYKIFKEHFGENAITIAVVAPRKLRHDRLASRSERPLTDEQVTSREYAEIENIEKGGPIANADYTLVNDSTQKILTDKLDQILAQL from the coding sequence ATGCAGGATAAAAAAGTTATTGTTTTGGTGGGCATGCCGGGCGCTGGCAAGAGTATGCTTGTTGATCACCTAGAGTCGCAGGATGTCCCCAGTGTGTATTTTGGTGGTATCACCATCGACGAAGTTATTCGCCGAGGCCTGGAAGTCACCGAAGCAAACGAACGCAACGTCCGTGAAGAAATACGTGCTACCGAAGGCAAAGGTGCCTACGCCAAGCGTATTATTCCCCAGATAGAGCAGTTTTTTACCGAAGGCCACGACAAAGTGGTAGCCGACGGTCTGTACAGCTGGACCGAATACAAGATTTTCAAGGAACACTTCGGCGAAAACGCCATTACTATTGCGGTAGTTGCTCCCCGCAAACTGCGCCACGACCGGCTGGCTAGCCGATCCGAACGGCCCCTGACCGACGAACAAGTCACCTCACGCGAATACGCAGAGATAGAAAACATCGAAAAAGGCGGCCCCATTGCCAACGCCGACTACACCCTGGTAAACGACAGTACCCAAAAAATACTGACTGATAAACTCGACCAAATTCTGGCGCAATTATAG
- a CDS encoding polyprenyl synthetase family protein, producing MSTKNTAKSDKKVFATKLSAYKKLLDADIAAYTKTVEKSTLQQYGSQARLATDAYLSLLGRGGKRIRGALTMVGYEMSGGRDQKMIVQAARAIEMMHAYILIIDDIQDRSLTRRGGPTAHMQLADYHRKHQLADDPDHFGISLALNSALLAGHMANTILANLPGATENARLKAVSIMNDTMATTAHGQTNDIMNEVVDTVDLQQVDDVLKWKTAHYTFLNPLYIGMVLAGAGDDATDAITDYAMSAGRAFQITDDILGVFGTEFDSGKSPLDDIREGKRTVLTVYALEHTQNANKNFLIHMLGNQKLTPAEFRRCKDILVDCGALVYAKEVAADHVQAALVALDAVRGSAEGKRFLRGLAEYLLVRTS from the coding sequence ATGAGCACTAAAAATACCGCTAAAAGTGATAAAAAGGTCTTTGCCACAAAGCTGAGCGCCTACAAAAAATTGCTAGATGCTGATATTGCGGCTTATACCAAGACCGTAGAAAAGAGTACGCTGCAGCAGTACGGTAGCCAGGCCCGGCTGGCAACAGATGCCTATCTTAGCCTGCTGGGCCGCGGTGGCAAGCGTATTCGCGGGGCATTGACTATGGTGGGCTACGAAATGAGTGGCGGCCGCGATCAGAAAATGATCGTGCAGGCTGCTCGGGCTATCGAAATGATGCATGCCTACATACTGATCATCGATGACATTCAAGACCGCAGCCTGACCCGTCGCGGTGGCCCGACTGCCCATATGCAACTGGCTGATTATCATCGCAAACACCAGCTGGCAGACGACCCTGATCACTTTGGTATTTCGTTAGCACTCAACAGCGCGCTGTTGGCAGGGCACATGGCCAACACTATTCTGGCCAACCTACCGGGTGCCACAGAGAACGCGCGGCTAAAAGCAGTCAGTATCATGAATGACACCATGGCCACTACGGCTCATGGGCAGACAAACGACATCATGAACGAGGTGGTTGATACGGTTGATCTGCAGCAGGTAGACGATGTCCTAAAGTGGAAAACGGCACATTATACTTTCTTAAACCCTTTGTACATTGGTATGGTGCTGGCCGGAGCTGGTGACGACGCTACAGACGCTATCACCGACTATGCCATGAGCGCTGGCCGCGCCTTTCAGATCACAGACGATATACTTGGTGTATTTGGGACTGAGTTCGATAGTGGCAAGAGTCCGCTGGATGATATACGAGAAGGCAAGCGGACAGTTCTGACTGTCTATGCCCTAGAGCACACCCAAAACGCCAACAAGAATTTTTTGATACACATGCTGGGTAACCAAAAACTGACACCGGCAGAATTTAGACGCTGCAAAGACATATTGGTAGACTGTGGCGCCCTGGTCTATGCAAAAGAAGTGGCAGCCGACCATGTTCAGGCGGCGCTGGTAGCCCTAGATGCTGTCCGGGGTAGTGCAGAGGGCAAGCGGTTTTTGCGGGGATTGGCAGAATACCTACTGGTTCGAACATCGTGA
- a CDS encoding cation-transporting P-type ATPase — MSSLPEDKLSFYRLEVSGVLKQLQTTAKGLTNKDATGRLDQYGYNRLAQAHKDPAWRKYIRQFKDLMIVLLLTSSLLAFTVLGDRRTGIILLALVMLNTLIGFTQEFKAEKLMDSLEKLVVTRAKALREGKLTEIDATTLVPGDIVYIEEGDSVPADLRLIEESELATNDFALTGESQPSRKFTHAIASHVELGDRHNIVFMGTTVALGHGYGVVIGTGMQTELGRIASLSADVTSDLSPLQRELNHVAKRVTQGTMVLCTILLPIAIQADLGIKEALLFAIGIASSLIPQGLPAEINTSLAQAADKLVKAKALVKKLSAVETLGATSIICTDKTGTLTKNEMTVEQLFIGKNQYPVTGGGYIANGHVTDAKSKPLAAQTLKDLELFFLAGTFASNARVSAPDDQHAGWYVIGDPTEGALITLANKAGLNPIELDHAYPELKEFAFDSARKRMSSVRQYGPDKQLFLFAKGAPESILEHCDDVWDHGHIRKLTAKERKDILATHQRQATAAMRNLALAYRLLPDKTNPKSLKMEDAEDRMVYLGMVSMIDPIREDVAEAMVAARAANIRVAIITGDFATTAQAIAVKAKLADKPEDIKVITGEELRHLTDEQVLGLAIRGGMVFSRVSPEDKLRIVGLVKNSGHIVAVTGDGINDAPALKRADIGVAMGITGTDVAKQSAEIVLLDDSFHTLVGAVQQGRTIFQNIKKGTLSCFTSNLAELVVNLTSLAAAAILGVPLALSVMQILAIDLIAELFPIAALGWDKADHEVMKEQPRNPRLHILNRGSIQDLIICGLIIGSLAFANYLFAIIRRGVDPTALDTNSLIHLQATTVTYLTIVLCQFANILQRRSSKGFFTRYQFHNKQLWIAFAGSTLCIVAIIYSPLLSPYFRTGPLDVVDWLLALGAASTFLAIREIQRYSKKHGHTRDHVLNLLQEKTS; from the coding sequence ATGAGTTCTCTACCAGAAGACAAGCTGTCGTTCTACCGGCTCGAGGTGAGTGGCGTATTAAAGCAACTACAGACCACGGCAAAAGGCCTGACCAACAAGGACGCCACTGGCCGCCTAGACCAATACGGCTATAACCGTCTGGCCCAGGCCCACAAAGACCCTGCCTGGCGCAAATACATACGCCAGTTCAAAGACCTCATGATTGTTCTGCTGCTGACAAGCAGCCTCCTGGCCTTTACGGTTTTGGGCGACCGCCGCACCGGTATTATCCTACTGGCTCTAGTCATGTTGAATACCCTGATTGGGTTTACACAAGAGTTCAAAGCCGAGAAACTGATGGACAGCCTGGAAAAGCTGGTAGTCACCCGGGCCAAAGCCCTGCGCGAAGGCAAACTGACAGAGATCGACGCCACTACCCTGGTGCCTGGTGACATTGTTTATATAGAAGAGGGCGACTCAGTGCCGGCAGACCTACGCCTGATAGAAGAATCTGAACTAGCCACCAACGACTTTGCCCTAACCGGCGAAAGCCAGCCGTCGCGCAAATTCACCCACGCCATTGCTAGCCATGTCGAACTGGGCGACCGACACAACATAGTGTTCATGGGCACTACCGTAGCCCTGGGCCATGGCTATGGTGTGGTCATTGGCACTGGCATGCAGACCGAGCTGGGACGCATTGCCTCCCTGAGTGCAGATGTTACGAGCGACCTCAGCCCCTTGCAGCGCGAGCTCAACCACGTGGCCAAGCGCGTCACCCAGGGCACCATGGTGCTGTGTACCATTTTGTTGCCAATTGCCATCCAGGCAGACCTGGGCATCAAAGAAGCCCTGCTGTTTGCTATCGGTATTGCGAGCTCGCTCATTCCCCAAGGGCTACCGGCCGAGATCAACACTTCCCTGGCCCAAGCTGCCGACAAGCTAGTGAAAGCCAAAGCATTGGTCAAAAAGTTGTCCGCCGTAGAAACCCTGGGCGCCACCAGCATTATCTGTACTGACAAAACCGGCACACTGACCAAGAACGAGATGACCGTAGAGCAACTGTTCATCGGCAAGAACCAGTACCCCGTTACTGGTGGCGGCTACATAGCAAATGGGCATGTGACAGACGCCAAGAGCAAACCCCTGGCAGCTCAGACACTGAAAGACCTCGAGTTATTCTTTTTGGCAGGCACCTTTGCCAGCAATGCCCGCGTCAGCGCGCCAGACGACCAACACGCCGGCTGGTATGTCATAGGCGATCCCACCGAAGGTGCCTTGATCACCCTCGCCAACAAGGCCGGCCTGAATCCCATCGAACTAGACCATGCCTACCCGGAACTCAAAGAATTTGCCTTTGACTCTGCCCGCAAGCGCATGAGTTCTGTCAGGCAGTACGGTCCTGACAAACAACTCTTTTTATTTGCCAAAGGTGCGCCGGAAAGCATTCTAGAACACTGTGACGACGTATGGGATCACGGCCATATCCGCAAGCTAACCGCCAAAGAACGCAAAGACATCTTGGCCACACATCAGCGCCAAGCCACCGCTGCCATGCGCAACCTGGCCCTGGCCTACCGCTTACTGCCCGACAAAACTAACCCAAAGTCACTAAAGATGGAGGACGCCGAGGATCGCATGGTGTACCTGGGTATGGTGTCTATGATAGACCCCATCCGCGAAGACGTAGCCGAGGCCATGGTTGCTGCCCGAGCCGCCAACATCCGGGTAGCTATTATTACCGGCGACTTTGCTACCACCGCTCAGGCTATTGCAGTCAAAGCCAAATTAGCTGACAAACCAGAAGATATCAAGGTTATCACCGGCGAAGAACTGCGACACCTCACCGATGAGCAAGTGTTGGGTCTGGCTATCCGCGGCGGCATGGTCTTTAGTCGAGTCAGCCCAGAGGACAAGCTGCGTATCGTGGGGCTGGTCAAAAACAGTGGCCACATCGTGGCCGTTACGGGCGATGGCATCAACGACGCCCCAGCACTCAAGCGGGCCGATATTGGCGTAGCCATGGGCATCACCGGCACCGATGTCGCCAAACAATCTGCCGAGATCGTCCTGCTAGACGATAGTTTTCATACCTTGGTGGGTGCCGTGCAGCAAGGCCGCACTATTTTTCAGAACATCAAAAAAGGCACCCTCAGCTGCTTTACCAGCAACTTGGCCGAGCTGGTGGTGAACCTGACCAGTCTGGCAGCTGCGGCTATTCTGGGTGTGCCGTTGGCCCTGTCTGTCATGCAAATTCTGGCCATTGACCTGATAGCCGAGCTGTTCCCTATTGCCGCCCTGGGCTGGGACAAGGCCGACCACGAGGTCATGAAAGAACAGCCCCGTAACCCACGCCTGCACATCCTCAACCGTGGTTCTATCCAGGATCTGATCATCTGCGGACTGATCATCGGCAGCCTGGCGTTTGCCAATTATTTGTTCGCCATTATTCGCCGGGGTGTCGACCCGACCGCACTGGACACAAATTCGCTTATTCACCTACAAGCCACGACCGTCACCTACCTGACCATCGTGCTGTGTCAGTTTGCCAACATCTTGCAGCGACGCAGTAGCAAGGGCTTCTTTACCCGCTACCAGTTCCATAACAAGCAGCTGTGGATTGCCTTTGCTGGCTCAACACTCTGTATTGTGGCTATTATCTACAGCCCACTTTTGTCACCTTACTTCCGCACCGGACCTTTGGACGTTGTAGACTGGCTGCTTGCCCTGGGCGCTGCCAGCACATTTTTGGCTATCCGCGAAATACAACGCTACAGCAAAAAACATGGCCACACCCGTGACCATGTTTTGAACCTGCTCCAAGAAAAGACGTCTTAG
- the rpoD gene encoding RNA polymerase sigma factor RpoD, protein MVKKKATPKVTTRATANATTKADAKKTTPVDPELVKAQKELLAKAKKDGKIAQRDIFAAIPDTAANAEVLDELYTELADANLQVTEPGTPTAALTDDWAPEGDEEEEVILSEQVYLDDIADDSVRLYLREIGKIPLLNAEEELALAQKVVAGDKRAKDKMAEANMRLVVSIAKRYVGRGLDLLDLIQEGNTGLLRAVEKFDPDKGFKFSTYATWWIRQAITRAIADQARTIRIPVHMVETINKLLRTQRRLTQEYNREPTNEEIAKAMEIDVDKVEHIMKIKQDISSLDASVRDDEEDSVLADFIEDEDTISPEESATNQLLKEHVKDMLGSLTEREQKILKLRFGLEDGKSHTLEEVGQEFSVTRERIRQIEAKALAKLRKHKDSKKLHDYIK, encoded by the coding sequence ATGGTGAAGAAAAAAGCTACCCCAAAGGTTACTACCAGAGCTACTGCAAACGCTACAACCAAGGCTGACGCAAAGAAAACGACCCCTGTTGATCCAGAGTTGGTCAAGGCTCAGAAAGAGCTTCTGGCAAAGGCCAAAAAGGACGGCAAGATAGCTCAGCGAGATATCTTTGCTGCTATTCCAGATACGGCGGCAAATGCCGAAGTTCTAGATGAGTTATACACCGAGTTGGCAGACGCCAACTTACAGGTGACTGAACCAGGCACGCCAACCGCGGCCCTGACCGATGATTGGGCGCCTGAGGGCGATGAAGAGGAAGAAGTAATACTGAGTGAGCAAGTGTACCTAGACGACATTGCCGATGACTCAGTACGTTTGTACCTGCGTGAAATTGGTAAAATTCCACTGCTGAACGCCGAAGAAGAACTAGCCCTGGCCCAAAAAGTAGTCGCTGGTGACAAGCGCGCCAAGGACAAGATGGCTGAGGCCAACATGCGCCTGGTTGTGTCTATTGCCAAGCGCTATGTGGGCCGCGGTCTAGACTTGTTGGACCTGATCCAAGAAGGCAACACTGGCCTGCTACGTGCGGTTGAAAAGTTTGACCCAGATAAAGGGTTCAAATTCAGTACCTACGCCACCTGGTGGATTCGCCAGGCTATTACCCGTGCTATTGCCGACCAAGCCCGTACTATTCGTATCCCCGTGCACATGGTAGAGACCATCAACAAATTGTTGCGTACCCAGCGTCGCCTGACCCAAGAATACAACCGCGAGCCTACCAACGAAGAGATCGCCAAGGCTATGGAAATCGACGTGGACAAGGTAGAGCACATCATGAAGATCAAGCAAGATATATCTAGTCTGGACGCCAGTGTGCGTGACGATGAAGAAGACTCGGTACTGGCAGACTTTATCGAAGACGAAGACACCATCAGTCCCGAAGAATCAGCTACCAACCAGTTGCTGAAAGAACACGTCAAAGACATGTTGGGCAGTCTTACTGAACGTGAACAAAAGATCTTGAAGCTGCGCTTTGGTCTAGAGGATGGCAAGAGCCATACCCTAGAAGAAGTTGGCCAAGAATTCAGCGTCACCCGTGAACGCATCCGCCAGATAGAAGCCAAGGCTCTGGCCAAACTGCGTAAGCACAAAGACAGCAAAAAACTCCACGACTACATTAAGTAG
- a CDS encoding helix-turn-helix domain-containing protein encodes MAPEKLIATGLTAPQAEAYALLLQTGGVTPPQAAQNLKITRTNAYKLLDKLVELGLAIKDESTKKATYQPGNPMALGNLVADQRNLAAAREDAVKAVLKDLLATYHTHTEQPSIQVVTGRQAVADAYRRQINQLQSIYFIRSRADIPVMGFETLHDIRITPGRHGVKRYGITPDLSTGTASNKGDKRSNMDRTWVRQEDYNAPVEWSASGDTLLIIVFGVEPHAITITNPMVADAFRQLWQLLNTCLQAMPYYKDLPRH; translated from the coding sequence ATGGCCCCAGAGAAATTGATCGCAACCGGCTTAACCGCCCCTCAGGCGGAGGCCTATGCCCTGTTACTCCAAACCGGGGGCGTTACCCCGCCCCAGGCCGCCCAGAATCTCAAGATAACCCGCACCAATGCCTATAAACTGCTGGATAAACTTGTAGAACTTGGGCTTGCCATCAAGGACGAGTCAACCAAAAAAGCCACCTATCAACCAGGCAACCCGATGGCGCTCGGTAACCTAGTAGCCGACCAACGCAACTTGGCCGCCGCCCGTGAGGACGCGGTAAAAGCCGTCCTAAAAGATCTGCTAGCCACCTACCACACCCACACCGAGCAGCCCAGTATACAAGTAGTGACAGGCCGCCAAGCTGTTGCCGATGCTTATCGCCGGCAGATCAACCAACTGCAATCTATCTATTTCATTCGCTCGCGAGCCGATATTCCGGTAATGGGCTTTGAAACATTGCATGATATCCGTATTACCCCTGGCCGCCATGGCGTTAAGCGCTACGGCATCACACCTGACCTCAGTACTGGAACCGCCTCAAATAAAGGCGACAAACGGAGCAACATGGACCGGACATGGGTTCGGCAAGAAGATTACAACGCTCCAGTAGAATGGAGTGCCAGCGGTGACACCCTGTTGATCATAGTATTTGGTGTCGAACCACACGCTATTACCATTACCAACCCAATGGTGGCTGATGCTTTTCGTCAGCTCTGGCAACTACTGAACACTTGCCTGCAGGCTATGCCCTACTACAAAGATTTGCCCCGTCACTAG